The following are from one region of the Sphingomonas oryzagri genome:
- a CDS encoding glycoside hydrolase family 31 protein, translating to MKKLFQAALLAGAAAIALPAAAAPMASLDRHGTIVSVEPYAPNIVRVTLALDRTLADAPPGEGPNAKADATGWSHSIDAKGNDVFSSASLSVTVPAQPWPSAPSQMAIYFAPSLPPASVSFATANGTALTQMTGWSMAPHDVAGEKTFKVGASFSSPADEHYYGLGQNQEGILDLRGRTIDCKHYYDAPAGETVCVPFMVTNKGYGILWDNPSETIVSPGLHSSTNWQSQVGERVSFFLIAGKTYDEIYAGYAKLTGATPLPPKAAFGLIQSKARYESQQEMMDIANGYRSRGYPLDVMVLDWFYWTRMGQLDIDHTYFPDPKGMNDQLHAMGLHSIVSVWPRFERDSRYFSFLESKGWLLKDKDGKVVDGLPSRFDRAGALIDSTNPDARKWYWSKIRDNIASQGFDWFWLDETEPDLVPDGYFYSIGSGDRYHNLFPLLHTESVAEGSAEDRPDKRNLILCRAAYTGTQRNGCLFWSSDVHSTWDALKRQVPTGLDFTASGMAYWGSDTGGWQDPSGPPPLHTPLVDPAGATAMPASYVDYPELFVRWFQYNTFTPTLRIHGQRPGTAIWQYGKAAEPILAQYLRLRYALIPYLYSLGHETYETGAPFMRGLFMDFPNDPAVANLGDEYMLGKAFLVAPVTTQGQTSRPVYLPAGADWYDYWTNRKYAGGQTVTADAPIDRIPLFVRAGSIVPMGAQVPNTMQKQPLESIRVYPGRDASLTLYDDDGETNAYRKGAGTVTELRWNEAAHRLESSGKAKIDPALVKVISGS from the coding sequence ATGAAGAAACTGTTTCAGGCCGCCCTGCTGGCCGGCGCCGCCGCGATCGCCCTGCCCGCCGCCGCAGCCCCGATGGCGAGCCTCGATCGCCACGGCACGATCGTCTCGGTCGAGCCCTACGCTCCCAACATCGTGCGCGTGACGCTGGCGCTCGACCGCACGCTCGCCGACGCGCCGCCGGGCGAAGGCCCGAACGCCAAGGCCGACGCGACCGGCTGGAGCCATAGCATCGACGCCAAGGGCAACGACGTCTTCTCCTCGGCCAGCCTGTCGGTCACTGTCCCGGCCCAGCCCTGGCCCAGCGCACCGAGCCAGATGGCGATCTATTTCGCGCCCAGCCTCCCGCCCGCCTCGGTCAGCTTCGCCACGGCGAACGGCACGGCGCTCACCCAGATGACCGGCTGGAGCATGGCGCCCCACGACGTCGCGGGCGAAAAGACCTTCAAGGTCGGCGCCTCCTTCTCCTCGCCCGCCGACGAGCATTATTACGGTCTCGGCCAGAACCAGGAGGGCATCCTCGACCTTCGTGGCCGCACGATCGACTGCAAGCATTATTACGACGCGCCCGCCGGCGAGACGGTCTGCGTGCCCTTCATGGTCACCAACAAGGGCTACGGCATCCTGTGGGACAATCCGTCCGAGACGATCGTCTCGCCGGGCCTGCACAGCAGCACCAACTGGCAGTCGCAGGTCGGCGAGCGCGTCTCCTTCTTCCTGATCGCCGGCAAGACCTATGACGAGATCTACGCCGGCTACGCGAAGCTGACCGGCGCCACCCCGCTGCCGCCCAAGGCCGCCTTCGGCCTCATCCAGTCCAAGGCGCGCTACGAGAGCCAGCAGGAGATGATGGATATCGCCAACGGCTATCGCAGCCGGGGCTATCCGCTCGACGTGATGGTGCTCGACTGGTTCTACTGGACGCGGATGGGGCAGCTCGACATCGATCACACCTATTTCCCCGATCCCAAGGGCATGAACGATCAGTTGCACGCCATGGGGCTGCACTCGATCGTCAGCGTCTGGCCGCGTTTCGAGCGGGATTCACGCTATTTCAGCTTCCTCGAAAGCAAGGGCTGGCTGCTCAAGGACAAGGACGGCAAGGTCGTCGACGGCCTCCCCTCGCGCTTCGATCGCGCCGGCGCACTGATCGACAGCACCAATCCCGATGCGCGGAAATGGTATTGGAGCAAGATCCGCGACAATATCGCGAGCCAGGGCTTCGACTGGTTCTGGCTGGACGAGACCGAACCCGATCTGGTGCCCGACGGCTATTTCTACTCGATCGGTTCGGGCGACCGCTATCACAACCTCTTCCCGCTGCTCCACACCGAGAGCGTGGCGGAAGGGTCTGCCGAGGACCGCCCCGACAAGCGCAACCTGATCCTGTGCCGCGCCGCCTACACCGGCACGCAGCGCAACGGCTGCCTGTTCTGGTCGTCCGACGTTCACTCGACCTGGGATGCGCTCAAGCGACAGGTGCCGACCGGGCTGGACTTCACCGCGTCCGGCATGGCCTATTGGGGCAGCGACACCGGCGGCTGGCAGGATCCGAGCGGCCCGCCGCCTCTCCACACGCCGCTGGTCGATCCGGCGGGCGCCACCGCGATGCCGGCGAGCTATGTCGACTATCCGGAGCTGTTCGTCCGCTGGTTCCAGTACAACACCTTCACGCCGACGCTGCGCATCCACGGCCAGCGCCCCGGCACCGCGATCTGGCAATACGGCAAGGCGGCCGAGCCGATCCTCGCGCAATATCTGCGGCTGCGCTACGCGCTGATCCCCTATCTCTACTCGCTGGGCCACGAGACCTACGAGACCGGCGCGCCGTTCATGCGCGGGCTGTTCATGGATTTCCCGAACGACCCCGCCGTCGCCAATCTCGGCGACGAATATATGCTGGGCAAGGCCTTCCTGGTGGCGCCCGTCACCACGCAGGGGCAGACGAGCCGCCCGGTCTATCTGCCGGCGGGCGCGGACTGGTACGATTACTGGACCAACCGCAAATATGCCGGCGGCCAGACGGTGACGGCGGACGCGCCGATCGATCGCATCCCGCTGTTCGTGCGCGCCGGATCGATCGTGCCGATGGGCGCGCAGGTGCCCAACACGATGCAGAAGCAGCCGCTAGAGAGCATCCGCGTCTATCCGGGCCGCGACGCATCCCTCACGCTCTACGACGATGACGGCGAGACCAACGCCTATCGCAAGGGCGCCGGCACCGTCACCGAACTGCGCTGGAACGAGGCGGCGCACCGGCTCGAGAGCAGCGGCAAGGCGAAGATCGATCCGGCGCTGGTCAAGGTGATAAGCGGGAGCTGA
- a CDS encoding GH39 family glycosyl hydrolase — MSYKRCALALCASLLASQAAGAAERGISIDVAKAEKPVDRFFDLSIGSDYPGTLIRPDSQAQLKTAVDELGFRYIRFHAIFHDVLGAVRVENGRTVYDWTKTDQLYDDLLSKGIRPFVELGFTPKALATSNASIFYWKGNTSHPKPEMWTALVDAFVRHMQQRYGVAEVRRWYFEVWNEPNLSGFWEGGDQPAYFDLYDRTARTLKAIDPVLQVGGPSTAGASWVPEFLDHVAKSGAPVDFVTTHAYGVDGGFLDEKGEQDTKLSPKQDAIIGDVAKVRRQIGASAFPNLPLYFTEWSTSYTPRDAVHDSYISAPYILSKLKGVQGLVQGMSYWTYSDLFEEPGPPTAPFQGGFGLMNPQGIRKPAYFAYKYLNALKGRDVPVADDQVMAATDGTRTTALVWDWQQPVQTISNRPFYTHLVPNAPSASADLGFQHLAPGRYHIRAYRTGYRHNDAYSAYIDMGMPKTLAPAQLRQLQVLTRDTPEIDRMAEVGADGRLAVSLPMRSNDILLVEIDRQPTGE; from the coding sequence ATGTCGTACAAGCGCTGCGCACTGGCCCTTTGCGCCTCGCTGCTGGCGAGCCAGGCGGCGGGCGCGGCGGAGCGCGGCATCTCGATCGATGTTGCCAAGGCGGAGAAGCCGGTCGATCGCTTCTTCGATCTATCGATCGGATCGGATTATCCGGGGACGCTGATACGCCCGGATTCGCAGGCGCAGCTCAAGACGGCGGTGGACGAGCTCGGCTTCCGCTATATCCGCTTCCACGCCATCTTCCACGACGTGCTGGGCGCGGTGCGCGTCGAGAACGGCCGCACGGTCTACGACTGGACGAAGACCGATCAGCTGTATGACGACCTGCTCTCCAAGGGCATCCGCCCGTTCGTCGAACTCGGCTTCACCCCCAAGGCGCTGGCCACCTCCAACGCCAGCATCTTCTACTGGAAGGGCAACACCTCGCATCCGAAGCCGGAGATGTGGACGGCGCTGGTCGATGCTTTCGTGCGCCACATGCAGCAGCGCTACGGCGTCGCCGAGGTGCGGCGCTGGTATTTCGAGGTGTGGAACGAGCCCAATCTCAGCGGCTTCTGGGAAGGCGGCGACCAGCCGGCCTATTTCGATCTCTACGACCGCACCGCGCGCACGCTGAAGGCGATCGATCCGGTGCTGCAGGTCGGCGGGCCTTCTACCGCAGGCGCGTCGTGGGTGCCCGAATTCCTCGATCATGTCGCAAAGTCCGGTGCGCCGGTCGATTTCGTCACCACCCACGCTTATGGCGTCGACGGCGGCTTCCTCGACGAGAAAGGCGAGCAGGACACCAAGCTCTCGCCCAAGCAGGATGCGATCATCGGCGACGTCGCCAAGGTCCGCCGCCAGATCGGCGCATCGGCCTTCCCCAACCTGCCACTCTATTTCACCGAGTGGAGCACCAGCTACACACCGCGCGACGCGGTGCACGACAGCTACATCAGCGCACCCTACATCCTCTCGAAACTCAAGGGCGTGCAGGGGCTGGTGCAGGGCATGAGCTACTGGACCTACTCCGATCTGTTTGAGGAACCCGGCCCGCCGACCGCGCCCTTCCAGGGCGGCTTCGGCCTGATGAACCCGCAGGGCATCCGCAAGCCCGCCTACTTCGCCTACAAATATCTGAACGCGCTCAAGGGCCGCGACGTGCCGGTGGCGGACGATCAGGTGATGGCGGCGACCGACGGCACCCGCACCACCGCCCTGGTGTGGGACTGGCAGCAGCCCGTCCAGACGATCAGCAACCGCCCCTTCTACACGCATCTGGTGCCCAACGCGCCGTCCGCTTCCGCCGATCTCGGTTTCCAACACCTCGCGCCGGGCCGCTATCACATCCGCGCCTACCGCACCGGCTATCGCCATAATGACGCCTATTCGGCCTATATCGACATGGGGATGCCCAAGACCCTCGCGCCCGCCCAGCTCCGCCAGTTGCAGGTGCTGACGCGCGACACGCCCGAAATCGATCGCATGGCGGAGGTCGGCGCCGACGGCCGCCTTGCCGTCTCCCTGCCGATGCGCAGCAACGATATCCTGCTGGTCGAAATCGACCGCCAGCCCACCGGAGAGTGA
- a CDS encoding tryptophan 7-halogenase: protein MSGARIAIVGDGVEAWLFAALFRQLSRRTGTLVVFPPPHRREIGRIALPPVVADLHRLLRTAPDLIAGFGTPRHGIEIAMDDGSQMLIPYGSYGDPDEPGNLVNAWIRLCSEGKAPALAGLSTNAALAAGGSPRPDADPRLLRSIVAGWEVERERYRAILKDAALARGVECSGSTFDRDTPIDADLIVDASEGHAAPQSETGWHGRWLRIGTAAHGLHSAEPFAIAAVFSAAARLASLLPRPGAMALLAREYDRQLAIEMEGMEAASAMLERLSGRDARSVALDRHAARYRAAGLLPADPQPWTRDMWLSAFDAMGWRPERYDPNLDRFDTDRSTRRFDEWAALIDRYLPRRP from the coding sequence ATGAGCGGCGCGCGCATCGCGATCGTCGGCGACGGCGTAGAGGCATGGCTGTTCGCGGCCCTGTTCCGCCAGCTGTCGCGCCGCACCGGTACGCTCGTCGTCTTCCCCCCGCCCCATCGACGGGAAATCGGCCGGATCGCGCTCCCGCCGGTCGTGGCCGACTTGCACCGCCTGCTGCGCACCGCGCCCGATCTTATCGCCGGGTTCGGCACGCCCCGTCACGGCATCGAGATCGCGATGGATGATGGCAGCCAGATGCTCATCCCCTACGGCAGCTACGGCGATCCGGACGAACCCGGCAATCTGGTCAACGCCTGGATCAGGCTGTGCAGCGAGGGCAAGGCGCCCGCACTTGCCGGTCTTTCGACAAACGCGGCGCTGGCGGCCGGCGGGAGTCCGCGACCGGACGCCGATCCGCGTCTGCTGCGCAGCATCGTCGCCGGCTGGGAGGTCGAGCGCGAACGATACAGGGCGATCCTGAAGGACGCGGCACTGGCGCGCGGCGTCGAATGTTCGGGGTCCACTTTCGACCGCGACACGCCGATCGACGCCGACCTCATCGTGGATGCCAGCGAAGGCCATGCGGCTCCGCAATCCGAGACCGGCTGGCACGGCCGATGGCTGCGGATCGGTACAGCGGCGCACGGTCTCCACAGTGCCGAGCCGTTCGCGATCGCGGCCGTCTTCTCGGCGGCGGCACGGCTGGCATCCCTCCTTCCCCGTCCCGGCGCGATGGCGCTGCTGGCGCGGGAGTATGACCGCCAGCTCGCGATCGAGATGGAGGGGATGGAGGCGGCCTCCGCGATGCTCGAAAGGCTTTCCGGGCGGGACGCGCGATCGGTAGCACTCGATCGCCACGCAGCGCGCTATCGCGCCGCGGGTCTCCTGCCAGCTGATCCGCAGCCGTGGACGCGGGACATGTGGCTCTCCGCTTTCGATGCGATGGGATGGCGCCCCGAACGCTACGATCCCAATCTCGATCGCTTCGACACAGACCGATCGACGCGGCGTTTCGACGAATGGGCTGCCCTGATCGACCGGTATCTGCCCCGCCGCCCCTGA
- a CDS encoding tryptophan halogenase family protein: MTGASIRRVVIVGGGTAGWMTALALARMAPPHAPTVTLVESPEIGTVGVGEATLPTIRHFNVWADVDERTFVRETQATFKLGIEFRDWREPGHSFFHGFGDHGPEIAGLSPYQQLIRLGLTEALDDWSLPAQAARLDRFQPPSTDNRSLASTYSYAYHFDASLYAQHLKKLAIAAGVAHVQGRIVEVEQARETGLIARLHLEGDRSIGGDLFVDCSGFRSLLLGQTLGVPFEDWSHWLPADRAWAVPCADRDTIEPYTRSTAGIAGWRWRIPLQHRIGNGHVYASAFQDDQTALDALIQGLDGEALAEPRQLRFKAGHRQRFWVGNCVAIGLSGGFLEPLESTSINLIERGISQLVQLFPSGGLNPVLADEYDRYMVNAFAGIRDFVILHYRLGRRAEPFWQAMREQPIPDSLAEQIELFEATGEISIRDPESFGEPSWAAILFGLGARASAHHPLADREPREAIERHLARGRDLIAQHAGRMPPHRRFIEHMVQGG, translated from the coding sequence ATGACAGGCGCTTCGATCAGGCGGGTGGTGATCGTCGGCGGCGGCACCGCCGGCTGGATGACCGCGCTCGCGCTGGCGCGGATGGCCCCGCCCCACGCGCCGACCGTCACCTTGGTGGAATCGCCGGAGATCGGCACCGTCGGCGTCGGCGAGGCGACGCTTCCCACCATCCGCCACTTCAACGTCTGGGCCGACGTCGACGAGCGCACCTTCGTTCGCGAGACGCAGGCCACCTTCAAGCTCGGCATCGAGTTCCGCGACTGGCGCGAACCGGGGCACAGCTTCTTCCACGGCTTCGGCGATCACGGCCCCGAGATTGCGGGCCTGTCCCCCTATCAGCAATTGATCAGGCTCGGCCTGACCGAGGCGCTCGACGACTGGTCGCTGCCCGCGCAGGCCGCGCGTCTCGATCGCTTCCAGCCGCCATCGACCGACAATCGGTCGCTCGCCTCGACCTATTCCTACGCCTATCATTTCGATGCGAGCCTCTATGCGCAGCACCTGAAAAAGCTGGCGATCGCGGCGGGCGTCGCGCATGTGCAGGGTCGGATTGTCGAGGTCGAGCAGGCACGCGAAACCGGGCTGATCGCGCGCCTGCACCTGGAGGGCGATCGATCGATCGGCGGCGATCTCTTCGTCGATTGCTCGGGCTTCCGCTCCCTGCTGCTCGGACAGACGCTCGGCGTGCCGTTCGAGGACTGGTCGCACTGGCTGCCGGCCGACCGGGCGTGGGCCGTCCCCTGCGCGGACCGCGACACGATCGAACCCTATACCCGCTCGACCGCGGGCATAGCGGGCTGGCGCTGGCGGATCCCGCTGCAGCATCGCATCGGCAACGGCCATGTCTATGCGAGCGCCTTTCAGGACGATCAGACCGCGCTCGACGCCCTGATCCAGGGTCTCGACGGCGAGGCGCTGGCCGAACCCCGGCAGCTGCGTTTCAAGGCCGGGCATCGCCAGCGTTTCTGGGTCGGCAATTGCGTGGCGATCGGGCTCTCAGGCGGCTTTTTAGAGCCGCTGGAATCGACCAGCATCAACCTGATCGAGCGCGGCATCAGTCAGCTCGTCCAGCTCTTCCCGTCGGGCGGGCTGAACCCGGTGCTGGCCGACGAATATGATCGCTACATGGTCAACGCCTTCGCCGGCATCCGCGATTTCGTGATCCTGCACTATCGGCTGGGGCGGCGCGCGGAGCCGTTCTGGCAAGCGATGCGGGAGCAGCCGATCCCGGACTCGCTGGCCGAACAGATCGAACTGTTCGAGGCGACCGGCGAAATCTCGATCCGCGATCCCGAGAGCTTCGGCGAACCCAGCTGGGCGGCGATCCTGTTCGGTCTGGGCGCCAGGGCATCGGCCCACCACCCGCTCGCGGACCGCGAACCGCGCGAGGCGATCGAACGCCATCTTGCGCGCGGTCGTGACCTGATCGCGCAACATGCCGGCCGGATGCCGCCGCATCGCCGCTTCATCGAGCACATGGTGCAGGGCGGATGA
- a CDS encoding TonB-dependent receptor translates to MGVLCAGASVAVFALTALSTPAFAQTTTDAAANGQPAGTAAPAQAGASAPGKSAAAEIVVTGQRASIANALSIKRNANQIVDSISADDIGKLPDRSVTETLQRITGVTIDHFISRQDPDHFSVEGSGVNIRGLTFVRSELNGRDAFSANGGRVLSFEDVPPELLAGVDVYKNPSADLIEGGIGGLVNLRTRLPFDSKGQVISVSTSGTLGDLRNQLEPSFSALYSNRWNTPIGEIGVIADVAYSISATRTDGVQVEPYYPRTDLVPGQTVYIPKGIDWRRLDFTRKRFGAYGALQWKPADNLEVTTTFFQSRYKFHWAEHAIFAQDNAYNIVPAAGTQFQFDKNGVFQQGTETDPNPADGGGMPFSDDVRSADQNSVTTDISGHISWHPIERLHVSADLQHVHATNKSFDSTVATGINLPSETVDLTKGVPSVSVDPSYIANSSNYYWAFTMDEKQHNVGNEWAYRADLDYDLDTGGILKSFKFGGRMTNTHQNNQATPYNWQAVSQTWQVPGVIPSLAYLSQYPLASQTFDFGNNFYHGGANVPLAVVFPATSQATDYPGSYIALHNITTQLCEQINPASSCPSFALAQYTAANQNVLHEKSYALYGVLNFDFDNLGLPLSGNVGLRYVHTDLNAEGFIVQPNPISGAPAGGPVFDGQSQAINAKNKYHFFLPSLNLLYKITPRLQARFAVARAMTRPDYTQLQAYTPLSASYDTTTGTYNFNSTASGNPNLKPITSNQVDAALEWYFGKASSLTATVFYKHLNDIIRNVTEPYVFDGVTYPLTAPYNVGTANIKGVEIGYNQAFTFLPGLLSGFGITSNFTYVDSKTKVNASGLQSGSASFVSINGVDTNGAIFGNLPLEGLSKYSYNLTGYYEKGILSVRLAYNWRSKYLLATNVNGTQGSDGTPLTAGGVQCGGNTAADHCVLWGLPTYNASYGQLDGSIFFKFMHDKVSFGIEAQNLTNAQNRVLMKQSIGLMGRAWFVSDRRYTASMRLTF, encoded by the coding sequence ATGGGTGTTCTTTGCGCCGGTGCGTCCGTCGCGGTTTTCGCTCTCACCGCTCTCTCGACACCGGCTTTCGCGCAGACGACAACCGATGCGGCGGCCAATGGCCAGCCCGCCGGCACGGCTGCGCCGGCCCAGGCAGGCGCCTCGGCACCGGGCAAGAGCGCCGCTGCCGAAATCGTCGTCACCGGCCAGCGCGCCTCGATCGCCAATGCGCTCAGCATCAAGCGCAACGCCAACCAGATCGTCGATTCGATCAGCGCGGACGATATCGGCAAGCTGCCCGATCGCAGCGTTACGGAAACGCTGCAGCGCATCACCGGCGTGACGATCGACCACTTCATTTCCCGCCAGGATCCGGATCACTTCTCGGTCGAAGGATCGGGCGTGAACATTCGCGGCCTCACCTTCGTCCGCTCCGAACTCAACGGCCGCGACGCGTTCAGCGCCAATGGCGGCCGCGTGCTGAGCTTCGAGGACGTGCCGCCCGAACTGCTGGCCGGCGTCGACGTCTACAAGAACCCGTCGGCGGATCTGATCGAGGGCGGCATCGGCGGCCTCGTCAACCTGCGCACCCGCCTCCCCTTCGATTCCAAGGGGCAGGTGATCAGCGTGTCCACTTCCGGAACGCTCGGCGATCTGCGCAACCAGCTCGAGCCGTCCTTCTCGGCCCTCTACAGCAATCGCTGGAACACGCCGATCGGCGAGATCGGCGTGATCGCCGACGTCGCCTACTCGATCAGCGCCACGCGCACCGACGGCGTGCAGGTCGAACCTTATTATCCGCGCACCGATCTCGTCCCCGGCCAGACCGTCTATATCCCCAAGGGCATCGACTGGCGCCGGCTCGACTTCACCCGCAAGCGCTTCGGAGCCTACGGCGCGCTGCAGTGGAAACCGGCCGACAATCTGGAGGTCACGACCACTTTCTTCCAGTCGCGCTACAAGTTCCACTGGGCGGAGCATGCGATCTTCGCGCAGGACAATGCCTACAACATCGTCCCCGCGGCGGGCACCCAGTTCCAGTTCGACAAGAACGGCGTGTTTCAGCAGGGCACCGAGACCGATCCCAACCCGGCCGACGGCGGCGGTATGCCGTTCAGCGACGACGTCCGCAGCGCCGACCAGAACTCCGTCACCACCGACATCTCCGGCCACATCAGCTGGCACCCGATCGAGCGCCTGCATGTGTCGGCCGATCTGCAGCACGTTCATGCGACCAACAAGAGCTTCGATTCCACCGTCGCCACCGGCATCAACCTGCCGAGCGAGACTGTCGATCTCACCAAGGGCGTGCCGAGCGTCTCGGTCGATCCCTCCTACATCGCCAATTCGTCCAATTATTATTGGGCGTTCACGATGGACGAGAAGCAGCACAATGTCGGCAACGAATGGGCCTATCGCGCCGATCTCGATTACGACCTGGATACCGGCGGCATCCTGAAGAGCTTCAAGTTCGGCGGTCGCATGACCAACACCCACCAGAACAACCAGGCGACGCCCTACAACTGGCAGGCGGTCAGCCAGACCTGGCAGGTTCCGGGCGTGATCCCGTCGCTCGCCTACCTGTCGCAATATCCGCTGGCGAGCCAGACGTTCGACTTCGGCAACAATTTCTATCATGGCGGCGCGAACGTTCCGCTTGCCGTCGTCTTCCCGGCAACGTCGCAGGCGACGGATTATCCGGGCAGCTACATCGCGCTCCACAACATCACCACGCAGCTGTGCGAGCAGATCAATCCGGCATCGAGCTGCCCCAGCTTCGCCCTGGCGCAATACACCGCCGCCAACCAGAACGTGCTGCACGAGAAGAGCTATGCGCTCTACGGCGTGCTGAACTTCGATTTCGACAATCTCGGCCTGCCGCTCAGCGGCAATGTCGGCCTGCGCTACGTCCATACCGACCTGAACGCCGAGGGCTTCATCGTCCAGCCGAACCCGATCTCCGGTGCGCCGGCGGGCGGGCCGGTGTTCGACGGGCAATCGCAGGCGATCAACGCGAAGAACAAGTATCACTTCTTCCTGCCCAGCCTGAACCTGCTCTACAAGATCACGCCCAGGTTGCAGGCCCGCTTCGCCGTCGCCCGCGCCATGACACGGCCGGATTACACGCAGCTGCAGGCCTATACGCCGCTGTCGGCCTCGTACGACACGACGACCGGAACCTATAATTTCAACTCGACCGCATCGGGCAACCCCAACCTGAAGCCGATCACCTCGAACCAGGTGGACGCCGCGCTCGAATGGTATTTCGGCAAGGCCAGCTCGCTGACCGCGACGGTCTTCTACAAGCACCTGAACGACATCATCCGTAACGTCACCGAACCCTATGTGTTCGATGGCGTCACCTATCCGCTTACCGCTCCCTACAATGTCGGCACCGCCAACATCAAAGGTGTCGAGATCGGGTATAACCAGGCCTTCACGTTCCTTCCTGGCCTGCTGAGCGGCTTCGGCATCACCTCCAACTTCACCTATGTCGACAGCAAGACGAAGGTGAACGCGTCGGGTCTGCAGTCGGGCAGCGCCTCGTTCGTGTCGATCAACGGCGTCGATACCAACGGCGCGATCTTCGGCAACCTGCCGCTCGAAGGCCTGTCGAAGTACAGCTACAACCTCACCGGCTATTACGAGAAGGGCATCCTCTCGGTGCGCCTCGCCTACAACTGGCGGAGCAAGTACCTGCTGGCGACCAACGTCAACGGCACGCAGGGGTCTGACGGTACGCCCCTCACCGCGGGCGGCGTGCAGTGCGGCGGCAATACGGCGGCGGATCACTGCGTGCTGTGGGGCCTGCCGACCTACAACGCCTCGTACGGCCAGCTGGACGGCTCGATCTTCTTCAAGTTCATGCACGACAAGGTGTCGTTCGGGATCGAAGCCCAGAACCTGACCAACGCGCAGAACCGCGTGCTCATGAAGCAGTCGATCGGCCTGATGGGCCGCGCCTGGTTCGTCAGCGATCGTCGCTACACCGCCTCGATGCGGCTGACCTTCTAA
- a CDS encoding GDSL-type esterase/lipase family protein: MIRRAILPLLALTLIAATEPPHYQSSPERRTVVEKDWGQWLGPFRQTLEPSLMEDFGERYLYAPADAALPPPAPGEKRVVFLGDSITDLWNLGTYFPGRPFINRGVGSQVTAQMLLRFQQDVVALHPKAVVILGGVNDVQGFMQQETPDGIIGNVEAMADIADAHGIKVVLCSILPVNNYTPQAQEVLKERHPELLRQLNARLRALAEARGYAYADYDAVLQDGHGLMAAPYTRDGIHPTAAGYARMVPVVTAAIDRALR, from the coding sequence ATGATCCGGCGCGCCATCCTGCCGCTCCTCGCGCTGACCCTGATCGCCGCGACCGAGCCGCCCCATTACCAGAGCAGCCCCGAGCGGCGCACCGTCGTCGAGAAGGATTGGGGCCAGTGGCTCGGCCCATTCCGGCAGACGCTGGAACCCAGCCTGATGGAGGATTTCGGCGAGCGCTATCTCTATGCGCCCGCCGATGCTGCCCTGCCGCCGCCCGCGCCGGGCGAAAAGCGCGTCGTCTTCCTCGGCGATTCGATCACGGACCTCTGGAACCTCGGCACCTATTTTCCGGGCCGTCCCTTCATCAACCGGGGGGTCGGCAGCCAAGTCACCGCGCAGATGCTGCTGCGTTTCCAGCAGGACGTGGTGGCGCTGCACCCGAAGGCCGTCGTCATCCTCGGCGGCGTCAACGACGTGCAGGGCTTCATGCAGCAGGAGACGCCCGACGGCATCATCGGCAATGTCGAGGCGATGGCGGACATAGCCGACGCGCACGGCATCAAGGTGGTGCTCTGCTCGATCCTGCCGGTGAACAATTACACGCCACAAGCGCAGGAGGTGCTGAAGGAGCGGCACCCAGAACTGCTTCGCCAGCTCAACGCCCGCCTGCGCGCGCTCGCCGAGGCACGCGGCTATGCCTATGCGGATTACGACGCAGTGCTGCAGGACGGTCACGGCCTGATGGCAGCGCCCTATACGCGCGATGGCATCCACCCGACGGCGGCGGGATACGCCCGCATGGTGCCGGTGGTGACGGCCGCGATCGACCGCGCGCTGCGCTAG